From Echinicola soli, a single genomic window includes:
- a CDS encoding glucuronyl esterase domain-containing protein, producing the protein MRTLKLFALALFFTMMCQVKSRAQNAPTLVAGIPVNYDESKVGDYILPDPLLKSNGKKVSSRKDWMENRRPEILRIFEQEQFGEGPGKPMEMSFNVFDKGTPAFRGKAIRKQVRIYFTKDTSSNHKMDLVIYVPTNATKPSPLLLALSFSPNSQAIDDPGICPGTVWKDGEKVPATRSAIGKVDVERYISNGIGYASVYYGDIEPDAKDGIRYGIRSVYLKSGATQVGQNEWGAISAWSWGLSRAMDYLETDKSINSNMVAIQGASRLGKTVLWTGSRDQRFAMVIASISGESGAALSRRDFGETVAHMTDTSRYFYQFAPRYHQYSHKVNQMPMDSHMLIALMAPRPLLLQTGSTDFWSDPKGEYLAAQAAQPVYDLFGLEGVGARPFQPPQDDTMLSTLGYYMHEGGHTVLPEDHEVFIRFIMKHFRLD; encoded by the coding sequence ATGAGAACTTTAAAATTATTTGCACTGGCTTTATTCTTTACTATGATGTGCCAGGTAAAATCAAGGGCTCAGAATGCCCCCACCTTGGTGGCCGGTATTCCTGTGAATTATGATGAGTCGAAAGTAGGGGATTATATCTTGCCAGATCCCTTGCTTAAATCCAATGGAAAAAAAGTATCCAGCAGGAAGGATTGGATGGAAAACCGGCGCCCTGAAATATTGAGGATTTTTGAACAGGAACAGTTTGGAGAAGGTCCGGGTAAACCAATGGAAATGAGTTTTAATGTGTTTGATAAAGGTACACCTGCCTTCAGAGGCAAGGCTATTCGAAAGCAGGTGCGAATATATTTCACCAAAGATACTTCCAGTAACCATAAAATGGATCTGGTGATCTATGTCCCCACCAATGCAACGAAGCCTTCACCGCTGTTGCTTGCCCTTTCCTTTTCACCCAATTCACAGGCCATAGACGATCCGGGCATTTGTCCGGGCACAGTTTGGAAAGATGGAGAGAAGGTTCCTGCTACCCGCTCGGCAATTGGCAAGGTCGACGTGGAGCGTTATATTTCCAATGGAATAGGGTATGCCAGTGTGTATTATGGAGATATCGAACCAGATGCGAAAGACGGGATCAGGTACGGGATACGCAGTGTTTACCTGAAATCTGGGGCCACCCAAGTTGGCCAAAACGAGTGGGGAGCAATATCGGCCTGGTCCTGGGGGCTGAGCCGTGCCATGGATTATTTGGAAACCGATAAATCCATTAACTCCAATATGGTAGCGATCCAGGGGGCATCGCGATTGGGAAAGACTGTTTTATGGACAGGATCCCGCGATCAACGGTTTGCTATGGTAATTGCAAGTATTTCCGGGGAGAGCGGAGCGGCTTTGAGCCGGCGGGATTTTGGGGAAACCGTTGCACACATGACCGATACATCACGCTATTTCTACCAGTTTGCACCGCGCTACCATCAGTATTCACATAAGGTGAACCAGATGCCCATGGACAGCCATATGTTGATCGCACTAATGGCTCCTCGTCCATTGCTGCTTCAAACAGGTAGTACGGACTTTTGGTCGGATCCCAAAGGAGAATACCTTGCTGCTCAAGCTGCGCAGCCGGTTTACGATCTTTTTGGGCTGGAAGGGGTGGGAGCCCGGCCCTTTCAGCCTCCGCAAGATGATACAATGCTCAGTACATTGGGCTACTATATGCATGAAGGAGGGCATACGGTATTGCCCGAGGACCATGAGGTTTTTATCCGTTTTATAATGAAGCATTTCAGACTGGACTGA
- a CDS encoding glycosyl hydrolase has translation MINTCFLLKKAFVISGLCLITTMAWAQQYDVLKKGFENPPTSAWPRTWWHWTHSNVTKEGITKDLEWMKRVGIEGFQLADVAAGGGQVVSKKTIFGTEEWLDAVHHTAVEAERLDLEMATFTSAGWSLTGGSWVQPEQAMKKLVWSTVRVDGSKTYHTKLPEPSSRVGAGPNVFNTNTKAGPYYADHVVIAFRTPEAELAAGSMKPSLRTDRGAEDGRALYDGDMSTSISVQRTVDGNDPQLLLTYPDPVKARALTIAAGTGIPFARVAASMDGVSFKTLTHLPGKSGYRGGNIRTYAFPETEARYYRLEFTNAPVRPADVISENTTPVDSLYKIAEIRLHTGARVNRWEDKAGFNMLFEYSGVETPEVPENARIPKGGIIDLTSKMKGDGTLHWQVPEGNWTIMRFGYALTGAKNRPAVPEAQGYEVDKLSKEHTGAYIRHYTSLLKRGLGPLFGQRLQYMLMDSWEAGIQNWTDKMAEEFKARRGYSLLPFLPVMAGYIVGDAETSDRFLWDFRRTLVDMFAENHYGTVTDYLNSQGVKTYGEAGGVSLESMEDALLNKKYVDIPMGEFWVKDLHPSSMYYQDIRGAASSAHVYGKKLVAAEAFTGGNFESPFTLKKIGDYWFTQGVNRLVFHTSAHQPLDTKPGNAMVGTHLHRNITWAEDARPLFTHFARNAYMLQRGIFVADVAYLLKEGAPSTMPFWGGGLKPELPEGYDYDYINTDALIGRMQADSTGQLVLPDAMSYALLVLPDVAEMTLHVLKKIKSLLECGATVVGPRPEKMAGLDTAAYAEAEFIHLVDEIWADLDGKSRTRREYGQGRLFWGLSLKKVLKAIGVPKDAELSYSAEKTAWIHRKVDDTDVYYVVNRTDETQHIRGRFRVAGKNAELWNPDEGTIGPAAYRITDKFTEVPVELPAGGSTFVVFSGSATEQQRTVAYRQEETLAEIQGPWQVSFPPNSGAPEEIELKTLGSLSTHPQEGVKYFSGKANYRQTISVKKDWLTRKGNVYLDLGKVSDIASVSVNGKKMPLVWKAPFRVDITQALGAGDNDLEVEVTNGWTNRLAGDKLFPDKKVLDGYVRPFGGPYQLQESGLLGPVRIVMEKEQP, from the coding sequence ATGATCAATACATGTTTTTTGTTAAAAAAAGCCTTTGTCATCAGCGGGCTGTGCCTTATCACCACCATGGCTTGGGCACAGCAGTATGATGTGCTAAAGAAAGGTTTCGAAAACCCGCCCACCTCCGCCTGGCCACGGACCTGGTGGCACTGGACCCATAGCAATGTCACCAAAGAAGGAATCACCAAAGACCTCGAGTGGATGAAGCGTGTGGGCATCGAAGGCTTTCAACTGGCTGATGTGGCTGCAGGTGGCGGTCAGGTAGTGTCAAAGAAAACTATTTTTGGCACCGAGGAATGGCTTGATGCGGTGCACCATACCGCAGTGGAGGCCGAACGGCTCGATCTGGAAATGGCGACGTTTACCTCTGCGGGATGGAGCTTGACAGGAGGGAGTTGGGTACAGCCGGAACAGGCGATGAAAAAGCTGGTTTGGTCAACAGTCAGGGTAGATGGTTCGAAGACCTATCATACAAAACTACCGGAGCCATCCAGCAGGGTAGGGGCCGGTCCCAATGTCTTCAACACCAACACAAAAGCAGGTCCTTATTATGCCGATCACGTAGTGATAGCTTTTAGGACTCCGGAAGCAGAGTTGGCAGCCGGGTCCATGAAGCCGTCTCTTCGGACCGATCGTGGGGCCGAAGACGGAAGGGCACTTTATGATGGTGATATGTCGACAAGCATTTCTGTACAGAGAACCGTTGATGGGAATGACCCACAGTTGCTCCTTACCTATCCGGATCCCGTGAAGGCGAGGGCACTGACCATTGCCGCTGGGACAGGAATTCCTTTTGCACGGGTAGCGGCCAGTATGGACGGAGTAAGTTTCAAAACGCTTACCCACTTACCAGGGAAATCAGGTTACCGCGGCGGGAACATACGGACATATGCCTTTCCTGAAACCGAAGCAAGATATTATCGGCTGGAGTTTACCAACGCCCCCGTGCGGCCTGCCGATGTAATCTCGGAGAATACTACCCCAGTGGATAGCCTCTATAAAATTGCAGAGATACGCCTCCATACCGGGGCCAGGGTAAACCGGTGGGAGGACAAGGCAGGTTTCAATATGTTGTTTGAATATTCTGGGGTGGAAACTCCTGAAGTCCCGGAAAATGCAAGAATTCCGAAAGGAGGAATAATTGACCTGACCTCAAAGATGAAAGGCGATGGAACACTGCACTGGCAGGTGCCTGAAGGAAATTGGACTATCATGCGTTTCGGATATGCGCTGACAGGGGCAAAGAATCGGCCGGCAGTTCCGGAAGCACAGGGCTATGAGGTAGACAAGTTAAGTAAAGAACATACAGGCGCATACATCAGGCATTATACTTCCCTGCTCAAAAGAGGCCTGGGGCCTTTATTCGGTCAACGTCTCCAGTATATGTTAATGGACAGTTGGGAAGCCGGGATTCAGAACTGGACCGATAAAATGGCCGAAGAGTTTAAGGCCCGACGGGGCTACAGCTTGCTCCCCTTTTTGCCGGTTATGGCCGGGTATATTGTGGGTGATGCCGAAACCAGCGATCGTTTCCTTTGGGACTTCCGGCGTACCTTGGTGGACATGTTTGCAGAAAACCATTATGGAACGGTTACCGACTACTTGAACAGCCAGGGAGTGAAGACGTACGGAGAGGCTGGAGGGGTGTCGCTCGAGTCAATGGAAGATGCACTGCTGAATAAAAAGTACGTGGATATCCCTATGGGAGAATTCTGGGTGAAGGACCTTCATCCTTCATCTATGTATTACCAGGATATACGCGGTGCAGCATCATCTGCTCACGTATATGGTAAGAAGCTGGTGGCAGCCGAGGCGTTTACGGGAGGGAATTTTGAATCGCCCTTTACGCTCAAGAAGATAGGCGATTATTGGTTTACACAAGGAGTAAACAGGCTGGTATTCCATACTTCGGCCCACCAGCCGCTGGACACGAAGCCGGGAAATGCCATGGTGGGAACCCATCTTCACCGGAACATTACCTGGGCAGAGGATGCACGTCCACTTTTTACACATTTCGCCCGCAACGCGTATATGCTGCAACGCGGAATATTTGTGGCAGATGTAGCCTACCTGCTAAAAGAAGGAGCCCCGTCTACCATGCCATTCTGGGGGGGAGGTTTAAAACCTGAACTTCCGGAAGGGTACGATTACGATTATATCAATACTGATGCGCTCATCGGCAGGATGCAGGCCGACTCTACTGGCCAGCTGGTATTGCCCGACGCAATGAGCTATGCGCTGTTGGTATTGCCCGATGTAGCTGAAATGACCCTGCACGTACTGAAAAAAATCAAATCCCTGCTTGAATGTGGGGCAACGGTAGTAGGTCCCCGACCGGAAAAAATGGCAGGATTGGACACTGCAGCGTATGCAGAAGCGGAGTTTATACATCTGGTTGATGAAATCTGGGCTGACCTGGACGGTAAGAGCAGGACTCGCCGGGAGTATGGTCAGGGGCGCCTTTTCTGGGGACTGTCCTTAAAAAAGGTACTTAAAGCCATCGGTGTTCCAAAGGATGCAGAATTAAGCTATTCTGCAGAAAAAACGGCTTGGATCCACCGTAAGGTCGATGATACGGATGTTTACTATGTGGTCAACCGTACTGACGAGACCCAACACATACGAGGCCGTTTTAGGGTAGCCGGTAAAAATGCAGAGCTTTGGAATCCGGATGAAGGGACCATAGGACCGGCAGCTTATCGAATCACCGACAAATTCACAGAAGTACCGGTTGAATTACCGGCCGGGGGATCAACTTTTGTGGTGTTTTCAGGTTCTGCGACCGAACAGCAGCGAACAGTTGCCTATAGGCAGGAAGAGACCTTGGCTGAAATTCAAGGGCCATGGCAAGTGAGCTTCCCTCCAAATTCCGGCGCACCCGAAGAGATCGAGCTGAAGACCTTGGGTTCGTTGTCAACCCATCCCCAAGAAGGCGTGAAATATTTTTCAGGCAAAGCCAACTACCGACAAACGATCTCGGTGAAAAAGGATTGGCTTACCCGAAAGGGAAACGTTTACCTTGATCTGGGCAAAGTTAGCGATATCGCCTCAGTGTCGGTCAATGGCAAGAAGATGCCACTGGTTTGGAAGGCCCCTTTCAGGGTGGATATTACGCAGGCCCTGGGAGCAGGGGACAATGATCTGGAAGTAGAGGTGACAAATGGTTGGACCAATAGGCTTGCCGGGGATAAACTTTTTCCCGATAAAAAAGTATTGGATGGTTATGTAAGGCCTTTCGGTGGCCCTTATCAATTACAGGAATCGGGCCTTCTCGGACCGGTCAGGATAGTTATGGAAAAAGAACAACCTTAA
- a CDS encoding RagB/SusD family nutrient uptake outer membrane protein yields MKTIYNLATSVVSLTLLLIVSSCSNDYFDRFPTDEPTENTFFTDQASIEQMLNDGYVTLRDAYEYYYVIGDLASDDVYNSKFNNSSDHITINESNVVADNGIISNLWNSAYATISRTNLVLENIDKVSMSDSVRNQYANEAKFLRGLMYFNLVRIYGDVPLVLEDVKTQEEALSYGREAVANVYDQIIADFTDAEKLPAFYTDNADIGRATRYAAKGMLAKVYLTLKRYSEANAKLEQVMASPPTGNANAYHLLTSYADVFDAANPNNAEIIFAVQFARGFTPSQGNPFVQGAMANEDIGTGVLKRGTGTFLMTEDLAASFPNSDKRRGMFSRLDGSRRSYVFTTKYYDEGMVSTVDAGNDWIVLRYADINLMYAEVQNEMGDPGAAYPFLQAVRTRAGLATDENLKTDQAAMRLAIEQERRLELFCEGHRWFDLSRTDRLLTVMNSHFQSDLSNDEIGTDNMVQDYELIFPIPRFQVNLNPENIDQNDQY; encoded by the coding sequence ATGAAAACGATATATAACCTAGCAACATCCGTTGTATCGCTTACTTTGCTGCTGATCGTATCTTCCTGCAGTAATGATTATTTCGATAGATTTCCTACAGATGAGCCAACTGAAAATACCTTCTTTACCGACCAGGCCAGCATCGAGCAGATGTTGAATGATGGGTATGTGACCTTAAGGGATGCCTATGAGTATTATTACGTCATCGGAGATTTGGCATCCGACGATGTTTATAACAGTAAGTTTAACAACTCTTCGGACCATATCACCATTAATGAATCAAATGTAGTGGCCGATAACGGCATTATCAGCAACCTGTGGAACAGCGCGTATGCAACAATATCGAGGACTAACCTCGTACTTGAAAATATTGACAAGGTGTCGATGAGCGATTCGGTAAGGAACCAATATGCCAATGAAGCCAAATTCCTGAGGGGCTTGATGTATTTTAACCTGGTAAGGATTTATGGTGATGTTCCCTTAGTGCTTGAAGATGTAAAAACCCAGGAGGAAGCACTTTCATATGGCCGTGAAGCTGTGGCCAATGTGTATGATCAGATTATTGCCGACTTTACAGATGCGGAGAAATTGCCTGCTTTTTATACAGATAACGCAGATATAGGCAGAGCAACCCGGTACGCAGCAAAAGGCATGTTGGCAAAAGTCTACCTCACACTGAAGCGTTATAGCGAAGCGAATGCCAAACTTGAACAGGTCATGGCCTCGCCGCCGACCGGAAATGCCAATGCGTATCACCTGCTGACCAGCTATGCAGATGTCTTCGATGCTGCCAACCCAAATAATGCAGAAATCATCTTTGCGGTGCAATTCGCACGGGGCTTTACCCCATCGCAGGGAAATCCATTTGTCCAGGGAGCCATGGCCAACGAAGACATCGGAACCGGAGTACTGAAAAGAGGCACGGGAACTTTCTTGATGACTGAGGACCTGGCAGCCAGCTTTCCGAATTCCGACAAGCGCAGGGGAATGTTCAGCCGCCTTGATGGATCACGACGTTCCTATGTCTTTACCACCAAGTATTATGATGAAGGTATGGTATCGACAGTAGATGCAGGTAATGACTGGATCGTCCTCCGGTATGCCGATATCAACCTAATGTATGCCGAGGTACAAAATGAAATGGGCGATCCAGGGGCAGCATATCCGTTCCTGCAGGCAGTTAGGACACGGGCGGGCTTGGCCACAGATGAAAACCTTAAGACTGATCAGGCTGCCATGCGCCTGGCCATAGAACAGGAACGCCGGCTTGAATTATTCTGTGAGGGACATCGTTGGTTTGACCTTTCCCGAACCGATCGTTTGCTTACCGTGATGAACAGTCATTTTCAAAGTGATTTGTCCAACGATGAAATCGGCACCGATAATATGGTCCAGGACTATGAGCTTATATTCCCCATTCCGCGATTTCAGGTGAACCTTAATCCGGAGAATATAGATCAGAATGACCAGTACTAG
- a CDS encoding TonB-dependent receptor, whose protein sequence is MKLTIILILVAVMNVSASAYSQNTKLALNLHQASIEQVFEAIKDQSDFNFLYRSDLIKEIPTVSINVNKANIEKVLDQVLVPYQFTYDVYDKTIIIRKIEPQEKDETALPQKTSVIDVSGTVTDENGQPIPGATIQVKGTTKGTVTDIEGSYTINAEDGDILIFSFIGYEKQSIEVAHQTVIDVSLVPDMKALEEVVVVGYGTQSKHNIATAIATVTGESMADLPVTNPTQALVGQVSGVQLQQTNGAPGEAPVVRIRGNGSITSGNGPLYVIDGYPTNDANLINAIAPRDIESMDILKDAAAAAIYGSRAGNGVIIVTTKKGKSGKTRFTFDGAIGFENVMQKYELMNAQEFVEMAKEGLTYQGREIPEFLNSPERWANTDWQDVIFRTAPFQNYQLGASGGTDKMRFAVSAAYTDQQGIIENTFMKRYSLRASFDADITNKLRVGVNLQPSFTQRRTQQTTGGNTSTGVDGILAEALTMPPILPVWQENGDYFVITQDPEMKTIFNDELSNPLVKLDANKDYFYTFRQSGNAFLEYTPITGLTMKSTFNLGITAEKEEWYVEPFLARGNGNTGNISTPNLAQIRARRQNTTNTNWYWSNTATYDFDLGNSHHLTALLGFDAARQSDFFVSLEPRTDKDNPVAFVNSNVKNVQGAVLTQGTSQRREYVFDAIFGRVNYNYNNKYLFSASLRRDRSSRFGPENRTGVFPSVSAGWNISDEPFMESLSSLSMLKVRSSYGETGNDQLGGYYPWITTLQREYYVFGTTDAQVVAYRPGGFSNNQLGWEKNRQFDAGIEVGLFKDRVSLVVDFYNRNSNLILNADLPSINGKATSVIQNVGNVRNRGWEFAMNTVNIASEFKWNTAFNISFNRNKIVSLTSGQTQLSNQGVVRNYVGRPMGDLYMYIVEGTFNNAEDVVNYPKLGSQGIGDLRYRDVSGPEGVPDGVINANDQVRAGNYQPDFVYGLTNTFSYKNLDLTILIDGSHGAEVYRSQELALSLSRWLENGSKESMGRWRSESDPGNGRYHRAGTTNLSSNIAPSTRYLENGSFLRVRNVTLGYQLPPVLLDKIQVQQLRLYVTGQNLHTFSKFGGFGNPQGNGAGDNATNNGVESGTYPLARNISFGVNLTF, encoded by the coding sequence ATGAAACTCACCATAATCCTTATTTTGGTGGCCGTGATGAACGTTTCAGCAAGTGCTTATTCCCAAAATACCAAACTCGCACTGAATTTACATCAAGCCTCTATAGAACAGGTGTTTGAAGCGATTAAAGACCAAAGCGACTTTAACTTTCTTTACCGCTCGGACTTAATCAAGGAGATTCCCACTGTCAGCATCAATGTTAATAAGGCTAATATTGAAAAGGTCCTCGACCAGGTATTGGTCCCTTATCAGTTCACCTACGATGTATATGATAAGACCATAATAATCAGAAAAATTGAACCACAAGAAAAGGATGAAACAGCTTTACCTCAGAAAACAAGCGTCATAGATGTATCCGGTACGGTAACCGATGAAAATGGGCAGCCCATACCCGGGGCGACAATCCAGGTCAAAGGTACCACCAAAGGAACCGTTACCGATATAGAAGGTAGTTATACTATTAATGCAGAAGATGGAGATATACTTATTTTTAGCTTTATTGGTTATGAAAAACAATCGATTGAAGTAGCCCATCAAACTGTCATAGATGTGTCATTAGTCCCTGACATGAAGGCATTGGAAGAAGTGGTGGTCGTGGGATACGGAACCCAAAGCAAACATAATATTGCTACGGCTATCGCTACAGTAACGGGAGAAAGTATGGCCGATCTTCCAGTGACCAACCCCACCCAGGCGTTGGTAGGGCAGGTTTCAGGAGTTCAGTTACAGCAGACCAACGGAGCGCCTGGCGAAGCACCAGTGGTAAGGATCCGTGGTAATGGTTCCATCACCAGTGGCAATGGCCCTTTATATGTGATCGATGGATATCCAACCAATGATGCCAACCTGATCAATGCCATTGCTCCACGGGATATTGAAAGTATGGACATCCTCAAAGATGCGGCAGCGGCAGCTATTTATGGGTCTAGGGCAGGTAACGGAGTTATCATTGTGACAACCAAAAAGGGAAAAAGCGGTAAAACAAGATTTACCTTTGACGGTGCAATTGGCTTTGAAAATGTCATGCAGAAGTATGAGCTGATGAATGCCCAGGAATTTGTAGAGATGGCCAAGGAAGGCCTTACCTACCAGGGGCGGGAAATTCCTGAATTCCTGAATTCCCCGGAGCGATGGGCCAATACCGATTGGCAGGATGTGATCTTCCGTACGGCACCTTTCCAGAACTACCAACTTGGAGCAAGTGGTGGTACCGATAAGATGCGGTTCGCCGTGTCGGCTGCTTATACCGATCAGCAGGGGATCATTGAAAATACTTTTATGAAACGTTATAGCCTTCGGGCCAGCTTTGATGCGGATATTACCAATAAATTGCGGGTAGGAGTAAATCTGCAACCTTCCTTTACCCAGAGGCGCACACAGCAGACTACTGGAGGAAATACCTCGACAGGGGTGGACGGTATACTGGCAGAGGCACTGACGATGCCGCCCATACTTCCGGTGTGGCAGGAGAACGGTGATTACTTTGTGATCACCCAAGATCCGGAAATGAAGACCATTTTCAACGATGAACTGTCCAATCCACTAGTGAAGCTGGATGCCAATAAGGACTATTTTTATACCTTCAGGCAGTCAGGGAATGCGTTCCTCGAATATACACCTATTACAGGCCTTACCATGAAATCGACCTTTAACCTCGGAATAACCGCTGAAAAGGAAGAGTGGTACGTAGAACCTTTCCTGGCCAGGGGGAATGGCAATACGGGAAATATCTCAACGCCAAACCTTGCACAGATCAGGGCGCGAAGACAAAACACCACCAATACAAATTGGTATTGGTCAAATACGGCAACCTATGATTTTGACCTGGGCAACAGCCACCATTTAACAGCCCTGCTCGGTTTCGATGCGGCGCGTCAGAGCGATTTTTTTGTATCCCTGGAACCTCGCACCGATAAGGATAATCCGGTAGCCTTTGTAAATTCCAATGTCAAGAACGTCCAGGGAGCAGTGCTTACTCAAGGGACCTCCCAACGCAGGGAGTACGTGTTCGATGCAATCTTCGGAAGGGTCAACTATAACTATAATAATAAATACCTGTTTTCCGCATCGCTCCGAAGGGATAGATCCAGCCGTTTCGGACCAGAAAACCGAACAGGTGTATTCCCTTCGGTTTCTGCTGGATGGAATATCAGTGATGAGCCATTCATGGAGTCGCTTTCCTCCCTGTCCATGCTAAAAGTAAGAAGTAGCTATGGGGAAACGGGCAATGATCAGCTGGGAGGATACTATCCCTGGATAACCACGCTGCAACGCGAATATTATGTGTTTGGGACCACCGATGCCCAGGTGGTAGCCTACCGACCTGGGGGATTTTCCAATAACCAGCTAGGTTGGGAGAAGAACCGCCAGTTTGATGCAGGCATCGAAGTAGGCTTGTTCAAAGACCGTGTCAGCTTAGTAGTGGACTTTTATAACCGTAACAGTAACCTTATTCTCAATGCGGATTTGCCCTCTATTAACGGAAAGGCTACCTCGGTTATCCAAAATGTCGGCAATGTCCGGAATAGGGGATGGGAGTTTGCCATGAACACGGTCAATATCGCATCGGAATTTAAATGGAACACCGCCTTCAATATCTCCTTCAACCGCAACAAGATCGTAAGCCTGACAAGTGGCCAGACCCAGCTAAGCAACCAAGGGGTGGTACGCAACTATGTGGGTAGGCCCATGGGCGATCTGTACATGTACATTGTCGAAGGGACCTTTAACAATGCAGAAGATGTGGTCAATTACCCCAAGCTCGGCTCCCAGGGGATTGGCGATTTAAGGTATAGGGACGTATCAGGCCCTGAAGGAGTGCCGGATGGTGTAATCAATGCGAATGATCAGGTAAGGGCAGGTAATTATCAACCGGATTTTGTTTATGGGCTCACCAATACGTTTTCCTATAAAAATCTTGATCTAACCATTTTGATCGACGGTAGTCACGGTGCCGAAGTGTACAGGAGCCAGGAGCTTGCTCTCAGCTTAAGCCGATGGTTGGAGAATGGATCAAAAGAATCAATGGGACGCTGGCGCTCTGAGTCCGATCCCGGTAACGGGAGGTACCATCGGGCCGGAACAACCAATCTGTCCTCCAATATTGCTCCGAGTACACGATACCTTGAAAATGGAAGTTTCCTGCGTGTCCGCAATGTCACGCTTGGGTATCAGCTGCCACCGGTACTGCTGGATAAAATTCAAGTGCAGCAACTGCGCCTGTATGTGACTGGCCAGAACCTGCATACTTTCAGCAAGTTTGGCGGTTTTGGAAATCCACAGGGTAACGGAGCCGGCGATAACGCTACCAACAATGGCGTGGAGTCAGGAACCTACCCACTGGCAAGGAATATTTCTTTTGGAGTTAACCTAACCTTTTAA
- a CDS encoding FecR family protein — translation MSENSVNIDFSIIWKKLHASLSEQEEQQLQDWLAESNEHQAYFDRAKKFYKAGSQFGDQAVITEKDFRNIDERLQRVKPRKWNIRKFAAVIVLMGLAMAVLKSLIFDTSSPRQRVTSIQPGTEKAILLMDDGTSYDLSSGKALRLNEGGSQIVSQGKSLKYNQGKPAGGQVKYNTLVIPLGGQFNLTLTDGTKIWLNAGSTLKYPTAFSGSERRVELTGEAYFEVARNEEKPFKVHTEDQVVEVLGTAFNISSYQEVPAIYTTLVEGRVKVFLENNPHENQILSPNQQSVLTRGHNTIDQRTVDVREYISWKDGWFYFHDKPLKAIMDEISRWYEVDVQFKNIEASELPFTGEIRKYKDLEDVLILLEKTRDVQFRIERRTIIIE, via the coding sequence GTGAGTGAAAATTCTGTAAATATTGATTTTTCTATTATATGGAAAAAGCTGCACGCTTCTTTAAGCGAGCAAGAAGAACAGCAGCTTCAAGATTGGTTGGCCGAAAGTAATGAACACCAGGCGTATTTTGACCGTGCAAAAAAGTTTTACAAAGCAGGATCGCAGTTTGGCGATCAGGCTGTTATAACAGAAAAGGACTTTCGAAACATTGATGAACGATTGCAGAGGGTAAAACCAAGGAAATGGAATATCAGAAAATTTGCTGCAGTAATTGTTCTGATGGGCTTGGCCATGGCTGTGCTAAAATCATTGATATTCGACACTTCGTCTCCCAGGCAGCGGGTAACATCCATTCAACCGGGAACAGAAAAAGCCATCCTTCTAATGGACGATGGAACTTCCTATGACCTGTCTTCAGGAAAGGCGCTCAGGTTGAATGAAGGGGGAAGCCAGATTGTCAGTCAGGGAAAATCCCTTAAATACAACCAGGGGAAACCTGCAGGGGGGCAGGTAAAATATAATACCCTTGTCATTCCCTTGGGAGGGCAGTTCAACCTGACCCTGACCGATGGTACCAAAATATGGTTAAATGCGGGTTCTACATTGAAATATCCCACCGCCTTTAGCGGTAGTGAAAGAAGGGTGGAGCTGACCGGAGAAGCTTACTTTGAAGTAGCAAGAAATGAAGAAAAACCGTTTAAGGTCCATACCGAAGACCAGGTCGTAGAAGTATTGGGCACCGCCTTCAATATTTCTTCCTATCAAGAGGTGCCCGCCATCTATACCACCCTTGTGGAGGGAAGGGTGAAGGTCTTTTTAGAAAATAATCCTCATGAAAATCAAATCCTTTCGCCCAACCAACAAAGCGTGTTGACCAGAGGCCACAATACCATCGACCAAAGAACAGTGGATGTACGGGAGTACATCTCCTGGAAAGATGGTTGGTTCTACTTTCATGATAAACCACTCAAAGCGATCATGGATGAAATATCTAGGTGGTATGAGGTTGATGTGCAATTTAAAAATATTGAAGCCAGCGAGCTTCCCTTTACCGGTGAGATCAGGAAATATAAAGACTTGGAGGATGTTCTGATCCTATTGGAGAAAACCAGAGATGTACAATTTAGAATAGAAAGGAGGACAATCATCATAGAATAA